TTCAGGATTATTAAAACCATTGGGCATCATTCAGGAAGAATTGTGActggcacttttttttttttttttttttatagtttgaATTGATTTCTAAAAATGATTAGTCTTTAGATTTTGGGGTTACATTTAAAATTGTCATTGAGCTGAAATACATTTAGAAATAGCCCTCGACACACCTAACAGGCCAAACATTCAGTTTAATACAGTCACTGATAAACGTTCTGAATTCTACTGAAACCTTTTGTATATTTTGCAGTTAATattttttgacaaattaatttcTAGAATTCACTCCTTCCAGGTATCAGACATATAGATGTTCAAACTCTTCTCCCCTGTACCCAGACCACACGTTAGTTCTTTCACTGCCCCATTCTCCCATACGCTCGCTCCAAGAACACAGCACGGGACGCATACCTAATCACTTTCACATTGTCAATTAATGGGCCCTGTATTTTAATGCTAGACTCCCTTTTTAGCTACACAAATACTGAATATCAGCAGTAATTTAGTACTTTTCTTTTAGGTTTCCCTTTTTTATATAACTTACTGACTAGCATCTCCTTCAATTTTTACGTCTACTAATCAATCACTTTGTCTTCCTTTACTCCCTGTTTCATGCAGCCATACTGCTCTGCTCCTCGTGGCTGGGGGTGTTGCGGTGTTTGCGAGAGGCGTGGCGCGGGGGCAGGGACAGGGCACAGCAGGACACGCCCACGGTGGGCTCAGGGAGGTCTTCACCGCTGGACCAGCTGTCGGTGGCTGGGTCATAGCGCTGGACGGCTGCCTTGTACCGCTTTTCCGCCTCGTTCCATCCGCCCACAAGGTACAGCTGATCCGCAAGGCAAGACACGCCGGCGGTGCTCACTCCCAACGGCAGGGATGCGGCTCTGCTCCACTGGCCGCTCTCGGGGCAGAACACCTCCGTGGCCAGGACGTCCACCCGCTCCCCTCCCTGGCCGAGCTGGCTGCCACCCACCACGTACACCTTCCCACCCAGGGTGGCAGAGCAGTGCCAGCCGCGTGGCGTCTCCAGCCGCGCCCGCTCGCTCCAGCGGTCGTTCTCCACGCTGTAGCACGCCACCGAGCAGGAGTAGGCGCAGCTTATGTAGCCGCCGGTCACCAGGATGTCGCCGGAGGGCAGGACGGCGCTGGCGTGGCAACAGCGCGGCATCTCCATGGGTGCTCGCAGCTGCCAGCTGTTGGACGATGGCAGGTAGCTCTCGGCGGTGGCCAGCAGGCCGTCGGTGTTACGGCCACCGATGGCGTACAGGCGCCCCCCGGAGGCCACTAGGCTGAAGTGCGTGCGGCGCTGACGCATGTTGCTCAGGTGCAGCCAGGTGTTGAAGCGCGGGTCGTATCTGAGGAGCAGCACACATGAAAAGTTTTAGAGTTTTTTATTTTGGACTCGTTGGTTTGTTATATTGACTGTGCCCTCTGTAGCGATGCGTAGTGTACCTGCAGAGGGTGCTGACTGCGTGTTTGGCCTGGTTCCGAGCATCGTTTTGGTCCTCTCCTCCTGCCACATATAGGAAGCCATCCATCACAGCCACACATTGGTTGAAGCTCTTGGCAGGAAGCTGGGAAAGATGGCGCCATGTAGCGACTCCTTCACGAGGATCTCTCCACAGAACCTAgagacacacactctgctcaGTAACAATATGACTTTAAACATTTTAAGATATGTAAGGTTCTCACAgcttaaaaaaacacaagaaaaaaACGTACTTCTCGACTAAGGGCACGCTCAGTTAGGGAAGGGCGCCCTCCGATGGTCAGCAGGGCTGTCTGGCTACCACGGACCTTGGTGCGGCGGGACTGTAGTGTGTTCTGCTGGTACGGTAGCAAATGGTAGTTCATAGCATCCACCAGTAGGTGGTGACACTGAGGATCCTGCATCATGCGGGCCACAGGCTGGATCTCACTGACAAGCTCGCAGGCAGGGATGGTCTCAAAACGCACGTGAGACAGCAGCTCGGAGGCATGTTCCTGCCTCTTCAGGTCAAAGTCCAGCCACTTCATGGCCAGCTGGATACGATTCAAGGTAAAGATAGCAATTCAGAATAAAAGTCACACTTCACTTAGATCACTTTATGCCGTTATGTCTAATTAGCGTACCACACTAATTCTCTATGTGTCTGCACTTTTATTTATAGTATGTAGGTATTTATATTTACTCTTATTTTACTCTGGGGTCACACATGTATAAATAGGGCCTGCTCAGGGTCAATGAGTTCAATGAGGGTCAatgagtcccccccccccccccccccccccctcagtgtatttatatatacagtattaCATGGCTGGTCCAGTCCAGTAAGGGATATGGGGCATGAACGCATGGGTGTGAGGTGAGAACGGGTGGAGGCACCTGGAAGGTGGTGACCTCTGACGGCAGGATAAGGTTGTCGTCCTGCAGGAAAGCGGTGATCTGCTCCAGGGTGAGTTGAGTGAACTGGGGTGTCTCTGAGAACTGGGCAAAGTTCTCCAGCACGAAGCGGCGGGCGGCGTCCCGTACGGGGCCCAGGCCGTAGGCGACACCGATGttccacacgtacacacaggtgTGCGTATTCAACTCTGCCATCAGGAAGTCCATGCACatctggaggaggtgggggatcTGGAGTGTGCAGGCGGCAGACACCGTGCAGGCGATCGTGTACAGAGACATGTGAACACGGCCCAGGTAAGCAAAAGTGATCACGTTAGCCAGACCTGCAAATACAAGAGGGAAAATAAGTTCAGGTGTTCTACAAGCATCTTAGCCTCAGGTCTCATCCTAGAAAACTATAATCTGGGAGATTTAATTAGTTATTATGCAAAATTCAGGTTCTTCCAGTTATACTAGTGTAGTAGGAAGGATCACAGCTGGAGCTTAAATAAGTGAGGCACTGGTGAGACTTATACAGCAAACTCCTTGAACCTCATTGTTATACGAACAAAGGAGAAGTTAGTATACCTAAGAAAGAAAGATAAACTATCGCCCTTCATCATCAATGAACAATAGTTTATCACAGTGACAGAAATGTAACATCATGGCAGTTATATTAACACACtacaggggagagagaaagagagagtaaagTGAGTGTCATGAAGTAGTGTTGCTGTTCTTATGCAGAGCTGGTATGGCAAGAATACAGTATGGAATGAGGAACCTTATTAATTAGAGTAAATTGATTTGATGGGAATCTGTTGCCCTTCAGGAACACTTCAGTGCCTCACCCCTtacttacacagcagcagcTAACATCAATACATACGGCGCTCAAACTCCACACAAGCTGCTAGACACTAACGACTAGACACATACAAACTTCCTGTCACTGACTGAATTCTTGTAGCTTTTAGATTTTAGTGTGAGTCTTTGTAATTGCAGATTGAGCTCTGCTATTGTTTTTAGATATTGTCTTTTTGTATATAGGGCATGTTTAGGCTGAAAAATTCTTTATTTAGTCTTGCA
This Brachyhypopomus gauderio isolate BG-103 chromosome 6, BGAUD_0.2, whole genome shotgun sequence DNA region includes the following protein-coding sequences:
- the klhl43 gene encoding kelch-like protein 31; the protein is MIMAPKKKSSRPKKASPETALVPNAVVNDENEVMVPEPGVKKLELPLNVEQLNCLNGMPLLPPVIRPGERGFGLGGEVTRPLHGSALLEELSRMRQERFLTDLELACKTKAFDVHKLVMSSVSQYLREVLAKDPGLKRLELPTLSPLGLANVITFAYLGRVHMSLYTIACTVSAACTLQIPHLLQMCMDFLMAELNTHTCVYVWNIGVAYGLGPVRDAARRFVLENFAQFSETPQFTQLTLEQITAFLQDDNLILPSEVTTFQLAMKWLDFDLKRQEHASELLSHVRFETIPACELVSEIQPVARMMQDPQCHHLLVDAMNYHLLPYQQNTLQSRRTKVRGSQTALLTIGGRPSLTERALSREVLWRDPREGVATWRHLSQLPAKSFNQCVAVMDGFLYVAGGEDQNDARNQAKHAVSTLCRYDPRFNTWLHLSNMRQRRTHFSLVASGGRLYAIGGRNTDGLLATAESYLPSSNSWQLRAPMEMPRCCHASAVLPSGDILVTGGYISCAYSCSVACYSVENDRWSERARLETPRGWHCSATLGGKVYVVGGSQLGQGGERVDVLATEVFCPESGQWSRAASLPLGVSTAGVSCLADQLYLVGGWNEAEKRYKAAVQRYDPATDSWSSGEDLPEPTVGVSCCALSLPPRHASRKHRNTPSHEEQSSMAA